The following are encoded together in the Bos indicus isolate NIAB-ARS_2022 breed Sahiwal x Tharparkar chromosome 29, NIAB-ARS_B.indTharparkar_mat_pri_1.0, whole genome shotgun sequence genome:
- the LOC139180688 gene encoding uncharacterized protein — MMQTKFEGPAPRPRSSRHVYNFRSQGPRGRGCLAHSPPPCLRIGQKLPCLLRVLCALPGFQLAAGEPDSEVVLWVRATVQLAALRPRTVGTGVPSWRQLRRRPSLRRQGCGPLPGWRARSLEARPGSRGPSAPRFLALSHTEAGSSSRGCLGAHREGAGLATRRRLRGPPLCKQTAGRAPSSGSWELREVLRAPGAGRFAVPAVTRSGPVVLALSSCLWWRARGGGGRGQEATEPGVCPGRPAWPLVRGFGKCLSPHWCHPPPAPGAGSRFCLGQDLTGAKLWTEEVPGFLEVAGPQAVMPRGADRWMGLGEPSKDFSRSGDQKTGVGWGGGAQEESLEAQGEVSVVARYLRGRKELDTTEQVN; from the exons ATGATGCAGACCAAGTTTGAGG GGCCGGCTCCGAGGCCCCGCAGCAGCCGTCATGTCTACAACTTCCGGAGTCAGGGTCCTCGTGGGCGGGGCTGCCTCGCCCACAGCCCGCCTCCTTGCCTCCGGATTGGTCAGAAATTGCCCTGCCTGCTTCG CGTCCTCTGCGCGTTGCCCGGGTTTCAGCTCGCCGCCGGAGAGCCGGACAGTGAGGTGGTGCTGTGGGTCCGGGCTACAGTTCAGCTGGCTGCGCTGAGGCCCAGGACCGTGGGCACAGGCGTCCCCAGCTGGAGGCAGCTCCGACGCCGGCCAAGCCTCAGGCGGCAGGGGTGCGGGCCGCTGCCAGGATGGCGTGCGAGGTCCCTCGAAGCCCGGCCTGGCTCCCGTGGACCCTCTGCGCCGCGCTTTCTTGCCCTTTCCCACACAGAGGCGGGCAGCAGCTCCCGGGGCTGCCTGGGGGCGCACAGGGAGGGCGCAGGCCTCGCCACCCGCCGCCGCCTCCGTGGTCCGCCTCTCTGCAAGCAGACGGCAGGACGGGCGCCTTCTTCCGGAAGCTGGGAACTGAGGGAAGTCCTCCGAGCGCCCGGTGCCGGGAGATTCGCCGTGCCTGCGGTCACCCGGAGCGGGCCCGTGGTGCTGGCGCTTTCCAGCTGCCTGTGGTGGCGAGCCCGAGGCGGGGGAGGGCGAGGCCAGGAGGCGACAGAGCCCGGTGTGTGCCCAGGGCGGCCTGCTTGGCCGCTGGTGAGGGGATTCGGGAAGTGTCTCTCTCCTCACTGGTGCCACCCGCCGCCTGCCCCTGGGGCTGGCTCTCGTTTCTGCCTGGGGCAGGACCTGACAGGTGCGAAGCTCTGGACGGAGGAGGTGCCTGGTTTCCTGGAGGTGGCAGGGCCGCAGGCGGTTATGCCAAGAGGCGCAGATAGGTGGATGGGCCTAGGGGAACCTTCCAAGGACTTTTCCAGATCAGGGGACCAGAAGACGGGCGTGGGTTGGGGAGGCGGGGCTCAGGAGGAGTCCCTAGAGGCTCAGGGGGAGGTCTCCGTCGTTGCCAGGTACctgaggggtcgcaaagagttggacacgactgagcaagtgaactga